The nucleotide window GCACCGGCCGCACGTGCTCGAGCAGGCGGTCCACCAGGCGCCAGGCCGGCACGCGGACTCCGGCGAGCAGGTCGAGGGCGTGGCCGTCCACACCGTCGCGGGCGGCCCGCCAGTAGGCCGCGTGCAGCAGGGTGTCCTCGACGTCGGGGGCGGGCACTCCCGCCCGGACGTCACGCAGCGCCGTCTCGGCCAGCCCCCGCACCAGTCCGGCGAGCATCACGGCCTCGCCGGCGGTCGGGCAGACGTCGGCCGCGCGGATCTCCAGCGTCGGCACGTGGTCGGACAGTCGGATGAGCCAGTAGATCATTCCCCGGTCCATGATCGAGCCCCCGGCCAGCATGCCGTCGACGAGGCTCTCGTAGTGGCGGAGCGACCGGAAGAACGGCGGCGGCTGCGCGCTCGGCCATCGGCCCATCATCAGCGCCCGCCAGCTCGCGTAGCCGGTGTCGCGGCCGTCCGCGATCGGCGAGTTGGCCGCGAGCGCCTGCACGGCCGGGAGCCAGGGCCGCAGGTGGTTGCTGACCCGCAACGCCTCCTCGCGGTCCGCGATGCCCACGTGGATGTGGCAGCCGCACACCCCCTGGCCCCGCATGACGGCCCCGAACTCGCGGTGCATGGCCTGGTAGCGGGGGCACGGCGACAGGGGCGGCACCCCCGCGTTGCCGTCCAGGGGCGTGCCGCACGCGAGGAGCGCGAGCCCCGCGCCCGCGGCGGCCCCGGCGGCGGCGCGCCGCATCTCGAGCAG belongs to Microbispora sp. ZYX-F-249 and includes:
- a CDS encoding carboxylate-amine ligase, with product MPDVTREVQFDTVHGPSLVAQASVSSATLTLGVEEEFLLVDPRTGRVVPAAREIRERAAGAGADRLVFELTQFQLESNSAVHATLGGLHGDLLEMRRAAAGAAAGAGLALLACGTPLDGNAGVPPLSPCPRYQAMHREFGAVMRGQGVCGCHIHVGIADREEALRVSNHLRPWLPAVQALAANSPIADGRDTGYASWRALMMGRWPSAQPPPFFRSLRHYESLVDGMLAGGSIMDRGMIYWLIRLSDHVPTLEIRAADVCPTAGEAVMLAGLVRGLAETALRDVRAGVPAPDVEDTLLHAAYWRAARDGVDGHALDLLAGVRVPAWRLVDRLLEHVRPVLEENGDWTPLTLQLDRLRHSGSGAARQRAAYARHGRLREVTELLMTQTAASCWA